One Panicum virgatum strain AP13 chromosome 9K, P.virgatum_v5, whole genome shotgun sequence genomic region harbors:
- the LOC120652334 gene encoding probable glycosyltransferase 7 — MEEMARASLVRKWEARGEPWRGGEHGGRGGGKPCLRRRKERPRTTARKALLEPSMAAYWAKIPVVRAAMLAHPEADWVWWVNADAFFTDMDFSLSLPRLF, encoded by the exons ATGGAGGAGATGGCGAGGGCGAGCCTGGTGAGGAAATGGGAGGCGAGAGGCGAGCCATGGCGAGGAGGGGAGCatggaggccgaggaggaggaaagccttgcctgcggcggcggaaggAGAGGCCGCGGACGACGGCGCGGAAGGCGCTGCTGGAGCCATCCATGGCAGCGTACTGGGCCAAGATCCCTGTTGTGCGCGCCGCCATGCTCGCGCACCCGGAGGCGGACTGGGTCTGGTGGGTCAACGCCGATGCCTTCTTCACCGACATGGACTTCTCCCTCTCGCTACCCAG GTTGTTTTAG